A single Oncorhynchus nerka isolate Pitt River linkage group LG10, Oner_Uvic_2.0, whole genome shotgun sequence DNA region contains:
- the LOC115135424 gene encoding gamma-aminobutyric acid receptor-associated protein-like isoform X2, with translation MLTASIVTHTQHNNKERNFRTSTVLVIVEKAPNARIGDLDKKKYLVPSDLTVGQFYFLIRKRIHLRAEDALFFFVNNVIPPTSATMGLLYQEHHEEDFFLYIAYSDESVYGNSQTKV, from the exons ATGCTAACCGCATCGATTGTCACCcacacacaacacaataacaaAGAGAGGAACTTCAGGACATCGACAGTGTTG GTGATAGTGGAGAAAGCCCCCAATGCCAGAATTGGTGATTTGGACAAGAAGAAATATCTTGTACCCTCTGATCTTACAG TGGGACAGTTCTACTTCCTAATACGGAAGAGGATTCACCTGCGGGCAGAGGACGCCCTTTTCTTCTTTGTCAACAATGTCATTCCTCCCACCTCAGCCACCATGGGACTACTTTACCAG GAACACCACGAAGAGGACTTCTTTCTTTACATTGCCTACAGTGACGAGAGTGTCTACGGAAACAGCCAAACGAAAGTCTAG
- the LOC115135424 gene encoding gamma-aminobutyric acid receptor-associated protein-like isoform X1, which yields MKFLYKEEHPFEKRRSEGEKIRKKYPDRVPVIVEKAPNARIGDLDKKKYLVPSDLTVGQFYFLIRKRIHLRAEDALFFFVNNVIPPTSATMGLLYQEHHEEDFFLYIAYSDESVYGNSQTKV from the exons ATGAAATTCCTGTATAAAGAGGAGCACCCATTTGAGAAGAGAAGATCGGAGGGGGAAAAGATCAGGAAGAAGTACCCAGATAGAGTGCCA GTGATAGTGGAGAAAGCCCCCAATGCCAGAATTGGTGATTTGGACAAGAAGAAATATCTTGTACCCTCTGATCTTACAG TGGGACAGTTCTACTTCCTAATACGGAAGAGGATTCACCTGCGGGCAGAGGACGCCCTTTTCTTCTTTGTCAACAATGTCATTCCTCCCACCTCAGCCACCATGGGACTACTTTACCAG GAACACCACGAAGAGGACTTCTTTCTTTACATTGCCTACAGTGACGAGAGTGTCTACGGAAACAGCCAAACGAAAGTCTAG